In one window of Kosmotoga pacifica DNA:
- a CDS encoding PKD domain-containing protein, with the protein MLKRLAIIVLMILPLIAFPKIVELNLSQYPLVSFYVSAESTPIRLFEDGVSVNFWYGKREDGFISDLDIVIALDTSGSMRKVIGFLDDLMAVTLNTLQSKGIRIRTGMLTFTDEILRIYPLTANASQCIGWLQDVIPFGGGDDNELSLDALLEASKFDFDPHARKVVLLITNAPPHHADDGSGFSDLTIQKVQDALSTKDINLIIIGPSIEEFKSFEVESRAQVFNINVLKEIEEAFNTALTTFFKSYLLEYRTPNFDFNRDHFIEVELQNGLRFSTVYRSPEKVNSPPIINSLSVVPPVSFPGESVQISVEARDIDGDSLRYRWKLNDTLLTKEGKEIVLTLDSTGTFTVACEVSDGISSSIARTGFRIIDKPEPKTVEKIVERIIKYETQANVNVSDLSTIEKNLGVKFSSTLFTDVDGDGQQEILAGTDSEGRGTLYMFNAMGQLIWNVILADDSVFWPDNSFSIEAIRCGDVDDDGNKEIVVLLNHVPWFPAIIAVVSADGIVKGKYYHPGHIKSLKLEDIEGDGIVDILFAGENAEYDFTTVVGVIDGRKLYGQAEPYLGLGVPPAKEKFYSRLPEASGVSSIIVDGEKIFLIDERGQRFEISN; encoded by the coding sequence ATGTTAAAACGATTAGCAATCATTGTTCTAATGATATTACCGCTGATCGCGTTCCCGAAAATTGTCGAGTTGAACCTTTCACAATATCCCTTAGTCTCTTTTTATGTATCTGCCGAATCAACCCCAATAAGGCTTTTTGAAGATGGAGTTAGCGTTAATTTCTGGTATGGAAAAAGAGAAGATGGGTTCATATCTGATCTGGATATCGTGATAGCTTTAGACACATCTGGCAGCATGAGAAAAGTGATCGGTTTTCTCGATGATCTGATGGCTGTAACCTTAAACACCCTCCAGTCAAAGGGAATAAGAATCAGAACAGGGATGCTAACATTTACCGACGAGATCCTCAGGATATATCCTTTAACTGCCAATGCAAGCCAATGCATAGGCTGGTTACAGGATGTAATCCCCTTTGGCGGGGGTGACGATAATGAACTCTCACTTGATGCCCTACTTGAGGCCTCAAAATTCGACTTTGATCCGCACGCACGAAAAGTTGTACTCCTCATAACGAATGCTCCCCCACACCATGCAGACGATGGAAGTGGATTCAGCGACCTCACCATTCAAAAAGTTCAGGATGCTCTGTCCACAAAAGATATCAATCTTATCATCATTGGACCATCAATTGAAGAATTCAAAAGTTTCGAAGTGGAGAGCAGAGCACAAGTGTTCAATATAAATGTTTTGAAAGAAATTGAAGAGGCTTTCAACACCGCGCTTACAACATTCTTCAAGTCTTATCTGCTGGAATATCGCACACCAAACTTCGATTTCAACCGCGACCATTTCATCGAAGTAGAACTTCAAAACGGGCTGAGATTTTCGACCGTTTATCGTTCACCTGAAAAAGTGAACTCCCCACCGATAATCAACAGCCTTTCTGTCGTTCCGCCGGTTTCATTCCCGGGAGAATCCGTTCAGATCAGTGTAGAAGCCAGAGATATCGATGGCGATTCTTTAAGGTACCGTTGGAAATTGAACGATACCCTTCTTACTAAAGAGGGAAAAGAGATCGTTCTTACACTAGATTCTACCGGAACCTTCACCGTAGCATGCGAAGTAAGTGATGGGATATCTTCAAGTATCGCACGCACAGGTTTCAGAATCATAGATAAACCTGAACCGAAAACGGTGGAAAAGATAGTTGAGAGGATAATCAAATATGAAACACAGGCCAATGTCAATGTTTCGGACCTTTCAACCATCGAGAAAAATTTAGGCGTAAAATTTTCTTCGACTCTCTTCACAGATGTTGATGGTGATGGGCAGCAGGAAATTCTTGCTGGAACAGATTCAGAAGGTAGAGGAACACTCTATATGTTTAATGCGATGGGACAACTTATTTGGAATGTGATTTTAGCCGATGACAGTGTTTTCTGGCCTGATAATTCATTCAGCATTGAGGCTATTAGATGCGGAGATGTAGACGATGACGGTAATAAGGAGATTGTCGTGCTCTTAAACCACGTACCGTGGTTCCCGGCAATAATTGCGGTTGTTTCCGCTGATGGGATAGTAAAGGGCAAATATTACCATCCCGGGCACATCAAATCGCTTAAACTTGAAGATATTGAAGGTGATGGCATAGTTGATATACTCTTTGCCGGTGAGAATGCTGAATACGATTTCACCACAGTGGTGGGTGTAATAGATGGCAGAAAGCTCTATGGACAGGCCGAACCTTATCTTGGACTGGGCGTTCCACCAGCAAAGGAAAAATTCTATAGTAGACTACCGGAGGCTAGCGGTGTTAGTTCTATAATTGTTGATGGCGAAAAAATCTTCCTTATAGATGAACGCGGACAACGTTTTGAAATTTCGAACTGA